Proteins encoded by one window of Phenylobacterium soli:
- the ssb gene encoding single-stranded DNA-binding protein, whose amino-acid sequence MAGSVNKVILVGNLGADPEIRSLNSGDRVANLRVATSETWRDRNSGERKEKTEWHRVVIFNDNLVKVAENYLRKGSKVYIEGSLQTRKWQDQSGQEKFSTEVVLQKFRGELTMLDGRGGDAEQGEGGYSGGFSSGPRAQSSGPREEFSADLDDEIPF is encoded by the coding sequence ATGGCGGGCAGCGTCAACAAGGTCATCCTGGTGGGCAATCTCGGGGCCGACCCCGAGATCCGCTCCCTCAACTCCGGCGACCGCGTCGCCAATCTCCGCGTGGCCACCTCCGAAACCTGGCGCGACCGCAACAGCGGCGAGCGCAAGGAGAAGACCGAGTGGCACCGCGTCGTGATCTTCAACGACAACCTGGTGAAGGTGGCCGAGAACTACCTGCGCAAGGGCTCGAAGGTCTACATCGAGGGCTCGCTCCAGACCCGCAAGTGGCAGGACCAGTCGGGCCAGGAGAAGTTCTCGACCGAGGTGGTGCTGCAGAAGTTCCGCGGCGAGCTGACCATGCTCGACGGCCGCGGTGGCGACGCCGAGCAGGGCGAGGGCGGCTATTCCGGCGGCTTCTCCTCCGGCCCGCGCGCCCAGAGCTCGGGCCCGCGCGAGGAGTTCTCCGCCGACCTCGACGACGAAATTCCGTTCTAG
- a CDS encoding SBBP repeat-containing protein → MTVTFDTSVLVNWYQAKAGFASAAATAAGGSGASGKVPTAPWNPGVKQPKTSALVSAALSGKSFIDEKAAKLDVPNASADYKKLFAINQGLVTLQALANAANDSKTPAYQLTQIQAAFDRGMNELSKYVQGTKFANFRLTEGVVNTAAVSAAGVGVASDSYTTAPLVSGSADTVVSAFQGTVQFSADVTNPSTGNTTTVNFDLSEMGATPRTMTNVTLYMNDKLKTAGVGIRVQLDRTDSAAETATVNGKTVTISASQPQFGFKFTGLANEKLAFSAPTTAPSVFIAQTAGNPDPDGKATTNDGVTQQELLKLETGSGADAARRPGDENYVSGRVFSEKLPDGVTAVHATATGADGSVYMLADATGTVSGQPIKGAQDAVLLKYDSAGKLIYTQTLGAGVSASGASLAVSADGKVAIAGAITGELDSGDAGADAKTSDSFVTVFDAQGQEMWSDRQGATGADQAQAVAFDASGRVYVAGKTQGSIGGGTPSGGWDGYLRAYDTTGAVLSTRQFGTAGDDSVAGIVVNGTDVLVAGQDGGSGMVRRFDATDPRQMSLAATRNLGALGGGSVSGIGLDGAGNVLIGGTTGADLGVGTTTLARGGGLDGFGVKLSADLTAGAGDAVAYYGGGGADKVTAVTVANGQLWLTGTATAALPSLSAIGKQDGFVAALDVGAGAVIYSQRFTAKDEMDAPEAIAVDTGGGSALDRLGLPKGTIQYGGSDLLTAATSLRAGDQFQIRQGSSPTPVTITIAANETLDSLTKKIQSAGLFGVVATTVTDANHTTLSLKPATDRQSFELLPGPDGRDALQSLGIKPGLIRKVVIDKKKGVLPADKGSQTYGLHITSNLDLSSKADIKSAIDGINNAITTVRAIYVDLKQAAQPKSATASGSGTVPAYLKSQIADYQAALARLSASSSSSSSSSGSSLASLFG, encoded by the coding sequence GTGACCGTCACCTTCGACACGAGCGTTCTGGTCAACTGGTACCAGGCCAAGGCGGGCTTCGCCTCGGCCGCGGCCACGGCTGCGGGCGGGAGTGGCGCGTCCGGCAAGGTTCCGACGGCTCCCTGGAACCCCGGCGTCAAGCAGCCCAAGACCAGCGCCCTCGTCAGCGCCGCCCTCAGCGGCAAGTCGTTCATCGACGAGAAGGCGGCCAAGCTGGACGTTCCCAACGCCAGCGCCGACTACAAGAAGCTGTTCGCCATCAACCAGGGGCTGGTGACGCTGCAGGCCCTGGCCAATGCGGCCAACGACTCCAAGACGCCGGCTTATCAGCTCACCCAGATCCAGGCGGCCTTCGACCGCGGGATGAACGAGCTCAGCAAGTACGTGCAGGGGACCAAGTTCGCCAATTTCCGCCTGACCGAAGGCGTCGTGAACACCGCGGCCGTGAGCGCGGCCGGCGTCGGCGTGGCCTCCGACAGCTACACCACCGCCCCGCTGGTCAGCGGCTCGGCCGACACGGTGGTCTCGGCCTTCCAGGGCACGGTGCAGTTCAGCGCCGACGTGACCAATCCGAGCACCGGCAACACCACGACGGTGAACTTCGACCTTTCGGAGATGGGCGCGACGCCGCGCACCATGACCAACGTCACCCTCTACATGAATGACAAGCTGAAGACGGCCGGCGTCGGCATCCGCGTGCAGCTCGACCGCACCGACAGCGCGGCGGAGACCGCGACCGTCAACGGCAAGACCGTGACCATCAGCGCCAGCCAGCCGCAGTTCGGCTTCAAGTTCACAGGTCTCGCCAACGAGAAGCTGGCGTTCTCGGCCCCGACGACGGCGCCTTCTGTGTTCATCGCCCAGACGGCCGGCAATCCGGATCCGGACGGCAAGGCCACCACCAACGACGGCGTCACCCAGCAGGAGCTGCTCAAGCTGGAGACGGGCTCCGGCGCCGACGCGGCGCGTCGACCGGGAGACGAGAACTACGTTTCGGGGCGGGTGTTCTCCGAGAAGCTGCCGGACGGCGTCACCGCCGTGCACGCCACCGCCACCGGCGCGGACGGCTCGGTCTACATGCTCGCGGACGCCACCGGCACGGTCTCCGGACAGCCGATCAAGGGCGCGCAGGACGCGGTGCTCCTGAAGTACGACTCGGCGGGCAAGCTCATCTACACCCAGACCCTCGGGGCCGGGGTTTCGGCCAGCGGCGCGTCCCTGGCCGTCTCGGCGGACGGCAAGGTGGCCATCGCCGGCGCGATCACCGGCGAGCTCGACAGCGGCGACGCGGGGGCCGACGCCAAGACCAGCGACAGCTTCGTCACCGTCTTCGACGCTCAGGGCCAGGAGATGTGGAGCGACCGCCAGGGTGCGACCGGCGCCGACCAGGCGCAGGCCGTGGCCTTCGACGCCTCCGGCCGCGTCTACGTGGCCGGCAAGACCCAGGGCAGCATCGGCGGCGGCACGCCGTCCGGCGGTTGGGACGGCTATCTGCGCGCCTACGACACGACGGGCGCCGTGCTCTCGACCCGCCAGTTTGGCACGGCGGGCGACGACAGCGTAGCCGGCATCGTGGTCAACGGGACCGACGTCCTGGTGGCCGGCCAGGACGGCGGCTCGGGGATGGTTCGCCGGTTCGACGCCACCGATCCCAGGCAGATGTCGCTCGCCGCGACGCGCAATCTCGGCGCCCTCGGCGGCGGTTCGGTCTCGGGGATCGGCCTCGACGGCGCCGGCAATGTGCTGATCGGTGGCACGACGGGCGCGGACCTCGGCGTCGGCACGACGACGCTCGCGCGCGGCGGCGGCCTCGACGGCTTCGGTGTGAAGCTCTCGGCTGACCTCACGGCCGGGGCAGGGGACGCGGTCGCCTACTATGGCGGCGGCGGGGCGGACAAGGTCACCGCCGTGACGGTCGCCAACGGCCAGCTCTGGCTGACCGGCACGGCCACGGCGGCCCTTCCGAGCCTGAGCGCCATCGGCAAGCAGGACGGCTTCGTGGCCGCGCTCGACGTCGGCGCCGGCGCGGTCATCTACTCGCAGCGCTTCACGGCCAAGGACGAGATGGACGCGCCCGAGGCGATCGCCGTGGACACGGGCGGCGGCAGCGCCCTCGACCGTCTGGGCCTGCCCAAGGGGACCATCCAGTACGGCGGCTCCGACCTGCTGACGGCGGCCACCTCGCTGCGCGCCGGCGACCAGTTCCAGATCCGCCAGGGCTCCAGCCCTACGCCGGTGACCATCACCATCGCCGCGAACGAGACCCTCGACAGCCTGACCAAGAAGATCCAGTCGGCCGGTCTCTTCGGCGTCGTCGCCACGACCGTGACCGACGCCAACCATACGACGCTCAGCCTGAAACCGGCCACCGATCGCCAGAGCTTCGAACTGCTGCCCGGCCCCGACGGTCGCGACGCCCTGCAGTCGCTCGGGATCAAGCCCGGCCTGATCCGCAAGGTGGTCATCGACAAGAAGAAGGGCGTGCTGCCGGCCGACAAGGGCTCGCAGACCTACGGCCTGCACATCACCTCGAACCTCGACCTGTCCTCGAAGGCGGACATCAAGTCCGCGATCGACGGGATCAACAACGCGATCACCACGGTGCGGGCCATCTACGTCGACCTGAAGCAGGCGGCGCAGCCGAAGAGCGCCACGGCCTCGGGCTCGGGGACGGTGCCAGCCTACCTGAAGTCGCAGATCGCCGACTACCAAGCGGCCCTCGCCCGCCTGAGCGCCAGCAGCTCGAGCAGCAGCTCCTCCTCCGGCTCCTCGCTTGCCAGCCTGTTCGGCTGA
- a CDS encoding flagellin translates to MVTSVNGNALAALQARENALANRSTGAPTSNAADAVGGVRDPAVVYAGPGELPGASALLSVQDSLNRAASIADVAMSAGQTIGDLLKLMREKAVSAQSGGADKASLDADYQQLLQTLDQIARSASFQGVKMLDGGSTGDLQFKADVNGDASISLSPQDFTADGLGLARTGLSGADGDLAGLLDQLDAAGASVAAHLAKIGGQSEQIQAHLAVVSRLQTSLANGASSDLDADTARLQALQVQQALAGQGGGVANQAPQALLALFRS, encoded by the coding sequence ATGGTCACGAGCGTGAACGGCAACGCCCTGGCGGCCCTGCAGGCGCGGGAGAACGCGCTGGCCAACCGATCGACGGGCGCTCCCACGTCCAACGCGGCCGATGCGGTCGGCGGTGTCCGGGATCCGGCCGTCGTCTACGCGGGGCCCGGCGAACTGCCCGGCGCCAGCGCGCTGCTGTCGGTGCAGGACAGCCTGAACCGCGCCGCCTCGATCGCGGACGTGGCGATGAGCGCGGGCCAGACCATCGGCGACCTCTTGAAACTGATGCGCGAGAAGGCGGTCTCGGCCCAATCGGGCGGCGCGGACAAGGCCAGTCTCGACGCCGACTATCAGCAGCTCCTGCAGACGCTCGACCAGATCGCGAGGTCGGCGTCCTTCCAGGGCGTGAAGATGCTCGACGGCGGCTCGACGGGCGACCTGCAGTTCAAGGCCGACGTGAACGGGGACGCGAGCATCTCCCTGTCGCCGCAGGATTTCACCGCGGACGGTCTGGGGCTCGCCCGCACCGGACTCTCGGGCGCAGACGGCGATCTCGCCGGCCTGCTCGACCAGCTCGACGCCGCGGGCGCCAGCGTGGCGGCCCACCTCGCCAAGATCGGCGGGCAGTCGGAGCAGATCCAGGCCCACCTCGCGGTGGTCAGCCGCCTGCAGACCTCGCTGGCCAACGGCGCCTCGTCCGACCTCGACGCCGACACGGCGCGTCTCCAGGCTCTCCAGGTGCAGCAGGCGCTGGCCGGGCAGGGGGGCGGGGTCGCCAATCAGGCGCCCCAGGCCCTGCTGGCCCTGTTCCGCAGCTGA
- a CDS encoding flagellin N-terminal helical domain-containing protein, giving the protein MAMNSINTNTAAMIALQNLAETQTSLGTTQNRINTGLKIASAKDNGAIWAIAQTEKAQASSLDAVVNSLNNGKSVVDTTLQAGAQLTDILTQMRSKALAASDATIDDPSRAQYASEFAKLGQAYANTIASATFNGVNLVDGGTGQVQALGSSDGKITVNSAHANISFNNLFSTAKATTTTAGAVVAGQTYFTADAVAMTAAAWTGATGAADAGADLALVDTAMKTVTQTLSGFGVDSKAMDNQLTLVGKLQDSLNTGVGNLVDANLAQESASLQALQTKQQLGVQALSIANQSTGILLGLFR; this is encoded by the coding sequence ATGGCTATGAACTCCATCAACACCAACACCGCGGCGATGATCGCCCTGCAGAACCTGGCTGAAACCCAGACTTCTCTCGGCACCACTCAGAACCGGATCAACACCGGCCTGAAGATCGCCTCGGCGAAGGACAACGGCGCCATCTGGGCCATCGCGCAGACCGAAAAGGCGCAAGCCTCGTCGCTCGACGCGGTGGTGAACTCGCTGAACAACGGCAAGTCCGTGGTCGACACGACCCTGCAGGCCGGCGCCCAGCTCACCGACATCCTCACCCAGATGCGCTCCAAGGCCCTGGCGGCCTCGGACGCCACCATCGACGACCCGTCGCGCGCTCAGTATGCGTCGGAATTCGCCAAGCTGGGTCAGGCCTACGCCAACACCATCGCTTCGGCCACGTTCAACGGGGTGAACCTCGTCGACGGCGGTACGGGCCAGGTGCAGGCGCTGGGCTCTTCGGACGGCAAGATCACCGTCAACTCGGCCCACGCGAACATCAGCTTCAACAACCTGTTCTCGACGGCCAAGGCCACCACGACCACGGCTGGCGCCGTCGTCGCGGGTCAGACCTACTTCACTGCCGATGCGGTCGCCATGACCGCCGCGGCGTGGACGGGCGCGACCGGCGCCGCCGATGCCGGTGCTGACCTGGCGCTCGTCGACACGGCCATGAAGACCGTCACCCAGACCCTCTCGGGCTTCGGTGTGGACTCCAAGGCCATGGACAACCAGCTGACCCTGGTCGGCAAGCTGCAGGACAGCTTGAACACCGGCGTGGGCAACCTGGTCGACGCCAACCTGGCTCAGGAAAGCGCGAGCCTGCAGGCTCTGCAGACCAAGCAACAGCTCGGCGTGCAGGCCCTGTCGATCGCCAACCAGTCGACCGGCATCCTGCTCGGCCTCTTCCGATAA
- the flaF gene encoding flagellar biosynthesis regulator FlaF, translated as MSLQAYQQAAARAESPRDIEYRLFGQVTRALIAAADLDVTDIAGRMEALDWNRRLWSVLASDCSSPGNQLPVQLRASIISLSLWVNRHTSEIMRNEAEFGPLIDVNRMMMQGLEPARETPAAA; from the coding sequence ATGTCGCTTCAGGCGTACCAACAAGCAGCCGCCCGGGCTGAATCGCCCCGGGACATCGAATACCGCCTGTTCGGCCAGGTGACGCGCGCGTTGATCGCGGCCGCGGACCTGGACGTGACGGACATCGCCGGCCGGATGGAGGCGCTCGACTGGAACCGCCGGCTCTGGTCGGTCCTGGCCTCCGACTGCTCGAGCCCGGGCAATCAGCTGCCGGTGCAACTGCGCGCCAGCATCATCTCGCTGAGCCTCTGGGTGAACCGCCACACCAGCGAGATCATGCGCAACGAGGCCGAGTTCGGGCCGCTCATCGACGTCAATCGGATGATGATGCAGGGCCTTGAGCCGGCGCGCGAGACGCCCGCCGCCGCTTAG
- the flbT gene encoding flagellar biosynthesis repressor FlbT, giving the protein MPLKLSLKPGEKFVLNGAVVQNGDRRGVLVLQNKASVLREKDIMQQEDASTPARRIYFPVMMMYLDEGAAQSYYHEFAQRLTEFMGAISNPKVLVDCVEISKLCMSGEYYKALMLCRKLIEYEDERLGNVASGVPTSSRPG; this is encoded by the coding sequence GTGCCGCTCAAACTGTCGCTGAAACCGGGAGAAAAGTTCGTCCTCAACGGGGCCGTCGTCCAGAACGGCGATCGCCGGGGGGTTCTCGTCCTGCAGAACAAGGCTTCGGTGCTGCGGGAAAAGGACATCATGCAGCAGGAGGACGCCAGTACGCCCGCCCGCCGCATCTATTTCCCAGTGATGATGATGTACCTCGATGAGGGTGCGGCTCAGAGTTACTACCACGAGTTCGCGCAGAGACTGACGGAGTTCATGGGGGCGATCAGCAATCCCAAGGTCCTGGTCGACTGCGTCGAGATATCGAAGCTGTGTATGTCCGGCGAGTACTACAAGGCGTTGATGCTCTGCCGGAAACTGATCGAGTACGAAGACGAGAGGTTGGGGAATGTCGCTTCAGGCGTACCAACAAGCAGCCGCCCGGGCTGA
- a CDS encoding AAA family ATPase, protein MSQRFEGTDDYVATEDLKVAVNAAIALERPLLIKGEPGTGKTVLAYEIAKALDAPLITWHIKSTTKAHQGLYEYDAVTRLRDSQLGDERVKDVKNYIKKGKLWEAFESPQRPVLLIDEIDKADIEFPNDLLQELDRMEFFVYETNETIKAAVRPIVIITSNNEKELPDAFLRRCFFHYIRFPDSDTMNDIVEVHYPGIKQKLVAEALRIFYDMRKVPGLKKKPSTSELLDWLKLLMVEDISDEALKEKDPTKLIPPLHGALLKNEQDVHLFERLAFLARREGSAGARPGQ, encoded by the coding sequence ATGAGCCAGCGTTTTGAAGGCACGGACGATTACGTCGCCACTGAAGATTTGAAGGTCGCGGTCAACGCCGCCATCGCCCTCGAGCGCCCGCTGCTGATCAAGGGCGAGCCCGGCACCGGCAAGACGGTGCTGGCCTACGAGATCGCCAAGGCGCTCGATGCGCCGCTGATCACCTGGCACATCAAGTCGACCACGAAGGCCCACCAGGGGCTCTACGAGTACGACGCCGTCACCCGCCTGCGCGACAGCCAGCTCGGCGACGAGCGTGTCAAGGACGTCAAGAACTACATCAAGAAGGGCAAGCTCTGGGAAGCCTTCGAGAGCCCCCAGCGCCCGGTGCTGCTGATCGACGAGATCGACAAGGCGGACATCGAGTTCCCGAACGACCTCCTGCAGGAGCTCGATCGGATGGAGTTCTTCGTCTACGAGACCAACGAGACGATCAAGGCGGCGGTTCGCCCGATCGTGATCATCACCTCGAACAACGAGAAGGAGCTGCCGGACGCCTTCCTGCGCCGCTGCTTCTTCCACTACATCCGCTTCCCCGACTCCGACACGATGAACGACATCGTCGAGGTGCACTATCCGGGCATCAAGCAGAAGCTCGTCGCCGAGGCGCTGCGCATCTTCTACGACATGCGCAAGGTGCCGGGCCTGAAGAAGAAGCCGTCCACCTCCGAGCTGCTCGACTGGCTGAAACTCCTCATGGTCGAGGACATCAGCGACGAGGCGCTGAAGGAGAAGGATCCCACCAAGCTGATCCCGCCGCTGCACGGCGCCCTGCTCAAGAACGAGCAGGACGTGCACCTCTTCGAGCGCCTCGCCTTCCTCGCCCGGCGCGAGGGCTCGGCCGGCGCCCGCCCGGGCCAGTAG
- a CDS encoding sortase family protein produces the protein MPLSRIVMRLARNPGTEFAGGDDHRGYALTAPLTADGMLDEESYAKTRDQCVVRRFAPDEDPADGRLARRGQRWFFDYDDADTADDEPVYRLGEHRFAVGEYVTVTDEDGRPLTYKVVEVQPAG, from the coding sequence ATGCCCCTGTCGCGCATCGTGATGCGGCTCGCCCGCAATCCCGGCACCGAATTCGCCGGCGGCGACGATCACCGCGGCTATGCGCTGACCGCCCCGCTGACGGCCGACGGCATGCTCGACGAGGAGAGCTATGCGAAGACCCGCGACCAGTGCGTCGTGCGCCGCTTCGCGCCGGACGAGGATCCGGCGGACGGCCGCCTGGCGCGCCGCGGCCAGCGCTGGTTCTTCGACTACGACGACGCCGACACTGCCGACGATGAGCCGGTCTATCGCTTGGGCGAGCATCGGTTCGCGGTCGGTGAATACGTCACCGTCACCGACGAGGACGGCCGTCCGCTGACTTACAAGGTCGTCGAGGTCCAGCCGGCGGGCTGA
- a CDS encoding universal stress protein has translation MSWARIMAPLSGGQGDRAAVAAAALMAEPFGAELAGVYTPADVADVMPWMGEGFMGGVQTTALESLKEAAQVGEKNARVAMDACTYAKRQFISLQTPVWAGLSAEARLSDLVVFTNEPARGRGPLAEAFQQVLADEQRPVLIAREGLKVGGTIAVAWDGGKEASRAARLALPLLEKADKAVILAAPKASSRSFDPARLQSYYAARGVKAEVDVLPDSGDAAPVLLYAARKAEADILVAGAFGHPRLQEFIFGGTTRTLLNSDHPSLFLSH, from the coding sequence ATGAGCTGGGCACGGATCATGGCGCCTCTCTCGGGCGGGCAGGGCGATCGCGCGGCGGTGGCGGCGGCGGCGCTCATGGCCGAGCCGTTCGGCGCGGAGCTGGCGGGCGTCTACACCCCGGCCGACGTGGCCGACGTCATGCCCTGGATGGGCGAGGGTTTCATGGGCGGGGTGCAGACCACCGCCCTCGAGTCGCTGAAGGAAGCGGCCCAGGTGGGCGAGAAGAACGCCCGCGTCGCCATGGACGCGTGCACCTACGCCAAGCGGCAGTTCATCAGCCTGCAGACGCCCGTCTGGGCGGGGCTGTCGGCGGAGGCGCGCCTTTCGGATCTGGTCGTCTTCACCAACGAGCCGGCCCGCGGCCGCGGGCCCCTGGCGGAGGCCTTCCAGCAGGTGCTGGCCGACGAGCAGCGCCCGGTGCTGATCGCCCGGGAGGGCCTGAAGGTCGGCGGGACCATCGCGGTCGCTTGGGACGGCGGCAAGGAGGCCTCGCGCGCCGCGCGCCTGGCCCTGCCGCTGCTGGAGAAGGCCGACAAGGCGGTGATCCTCGCCGCGCCGAAGGCCAGCTCGCGCAGCTTCGATCCGGCCCGGCTGCAGTCGTACTACGCCGCGCGCGGGGTGAAGGCCGAGGTCGATGTGCTGCCCGACAGCGGCGACGCCGCGCCGGTGCTGCTCTACGCCGCCCGCAAGGCCGAGGCCGACATCCTGGTGGCCGGCGCCTTCGGCCATCCGCGGCTGCAGGAGTTCATCTTCGGCGGCACCACGCGCACGCTCTTGAACTCCGACCATCCCTCGTTGTTCTTGTCCCACTAG
- a CDS encoding HD domain-containing protein, whose translation MRKGLRRSTREPRAWQRMLSGRRLDLLDPSPMDIEIEDIAHGLARVARWNGQTTGENAFSVAQHCLVVEEIAAHIRPDLEPRWRLAALLHDAPEYVIGDMISPFKAALGVDYRTFEDSLETAIHVRFGLPAKTPPLVKKLIKQADRACAFFEAIQLAGFEHDEALDFFGAPPAGYSLVIDPLPAAQAQERYVHRYNVLSEAAGYRGSDVAFDTE comes from the coding sequence GTGAGGAAAGGGCTGCGTCGTTCGACCCGGGAGCCGCGCGCTTGGCAACGCATGCTGTCGGGCCGGCGGCTGGATCTGCTCGATCCCTCGCCGATGGACATCGAGATCGAGGACATCGCCCACGGCCTGGCGCGCGTGGCGCGCTGGAACGGACAGACGACCGGCGAGAACGCCTTCTCAGTCGCCCAGCACTGCCTGGTCGTGGAGGAGATCGCCGCTCACATCCGTCCCGACCTCGAGCCCCGCTGGCGCCTGGCGGCCCTGCTGCACGACGCCCCCGAATATGTGATCGGCGACATGATCTCGCCGTTCAAGGCGGCGCTCGGCGTCGACTACCGCACCTTCGAGGACAGCCTGGAAACCGCCATCCACGTGCGCTTCGGCCTGCCGGCCAAGACGCCGCCGCTGGTCAAGAAGCTGATCAAGCAGGCCGACCGGGCCTGCGCCTTCTTCGAGGCGATTCAGCTCGCGGGCTTCGAGCACGACGAGGCGCTCGATTTCTTCGGCGCGCCGCCGGCCGGCTACAGCCTGGTGATCGACCCCCTGCCGGCGGCGCAGGCCCAGGAGCGCTACGTCCACCGCTACAATGTCCTGTCCGAGGCCGCCGGCTATCGCGGCTCGGACGTGGCCTTCGACACCGAGTGA
- a CDS encoding tyrosine phosphatase family protein translates to MQLIVCGLADVEPLIAVRRPSHMITLLDPASLIETPAPLSPERHLRLGVNDIVEPMDDMVAPDETVVGRILAFGRTWDGERPMLIHCWAGISRSTAAAFLLACEHSPAADERRIALALRKAAPHASPNRRIVALADEQMGRGGRMIAAVEAMGDYDFTVAAPFDFPARHA, encoded by the coding sequence GTGCAACTGATCGTCTGCGGACTGGCCGACGTGGAGCCGCTGATCGCGGTCCGCCGGCCCTCGCACATGATAACCCTGCTCGACCCGGCGAGCCTGATCGAGACGCCGGCGCCGCTCAGCCCCGAGCGGCACCTGCGGCTCGGCGTCAACGACATCGTCGAGCCGATGGACGACATGGTCGCCCCGGACGAGACCGTGGTCGGGCGCATCCTCGCCTTCGGCCGCACCTGGGACGGCGAGCGGCCCATGCTGATCCATTGCTGGGCCGGGATCAGCCGGTCGACGGCGGCGGCCTTCCTGCTGGCCTGCGAGCACAGCCCGGCGGCCGACGAGCGGCGGATCGCCCTGGCCCTGCGCAAGGCCGCGCCCCACGCCTCGCCCAATCGCCGCATCGTCGCCCTGGCGGACGAGCAGATGGGCCGCGGCGGACGCATGATCGCGGCGGTCGAGGCCATGGGCGACTACGACTTCACCGTCGCGGCCCCCTTCGACTTCCCGGCCCGCCACGCATGA
- a CDS encoding NUDIX hydrolase codes for MSLAPASTAVVIGLSAVVVAIEGGEAVVLTVRPKDSDLESLPFGPFDPGGHRTFELAMRAFVTEQTRFDLGYVEQLYTFGDKGRDAPLADMGEGSPAARVISVGYLALAPKAVDTHAPDSQWRPWSRFFPYEDWRAGRPPALEIIEPALRRWTERGADAPQRLARARLAFALDGAPWNEERVLERYELLYEAGLAPEAARDRGEAPLPPELRAALGEAMFSDHRRILATAVSRLRGKIKYRPVVFELMPEAFTLSALQRAVEAIAGVPLHKQNFRRALERAELVEGLGRIDAETGGRPAELFRFREELLSARPVSGLSLPLLRD; via the coding sequence ATGAGCCTCGCGCCGGCCTCCACCGCCGTGGTCATCGGCCTCTCGGCCGTGGTCGTCGCCATCGAAGGCGGCGAGGCCGTGGTGCTGACCGTCCGCCCGAAGGACTCCGACCTGGAGAGCCTGCCCTTCGGCCCGTTCGATCCGGGCGGGCATCGCACCTTCGAGCTCGCCATGCGCGCCTTCGTGACCGAACAGACGCGCTTCGACCTCGGCTATGTGGAGCAGCTCTACACCTTCGGCGACAAGGGCCGCGACGCGCCGCTCGCCGACATGGGCGAAGGCAGCCCGGCCGCGCGGGTCATTTCGGTGGGCTATCTGGCGCTGGCGCCCAAGGCCGTCGACACCCACGCGCCGGACAGCCAGTGGCGGCCGTGGTCGCGGTTCTTCCCCTACGAGGACTGGCGCGCCGGCCGGCCGCCCGCGCTCGAGATCATCGAGCCCGCACTCCGCCGCTGGACGGAACGCGGCGCCGACGCGCCCCAGCGGCTGGCCCGAGCCCGCCTCGCCTTCGCCCTCGACGGCGCGCCCTGGAACGAGGAGCGGGTGCTGGAGCGCTATGAGCTGCTCTACGAGGCGGGCCTCGCGCCCGAGGCGGCGCGCGACCGCGGCGAGGCGCCCCTGCCCCCCGAGCTGCGGGCCGCGCTCGGCGAAGCCATGTTCTCCGACCACCGCCGGATCCTGGCCACGGCCGTCTCGCGTCTGCGCGGCAAGATCAAGTATCGGCCGGTGGTGTTCGAGCTGATGCCCGAGGCCTTCACCCTCTCCGCCCTGCAGCGGGCGGTGGAGGCGATCGCCGGGGTGCCGCTGCACAAGCAGAACTTCCGGCGCGCCCTGGAGCGGGCCGAGCTGGTGGAAGGGCTCGGCCGCATCGACGCCGAGACCGGCGGTCGCCCCGCCGAACTCTTCCGCTTCCGTGAGGAGCTGCTCTCGGCGCGGCCGGTCTCGGGCCTCAGCCTGCCGCTGCTGCGCGACTAG